In Synergistota bacterium, a single window of DNA contains:
- a CDS encoding nucleotide sugar dehydrogenase → MLKIEDLLSGSEKICVVGLGYVGLPLAVSFSRHFNVVGFDINKKRIEELKRGIDSSFEVSEEELRKAKVFFSSDPEIIKGCKFIIVAVPTPVDKLKNPDLAFLRGASTIVGKNLQKGSVIVYESTVFPGATEEICIPILEKESKMVWKRDFWVGYSPERVNPGDKNHGLDKVIKVVAGDTQETLELISQVYSKVCLAGVYKASSIRTAEAAKVIENIQRDINIALINELALIFHKLNLDTREVLKAAETKWNFIKFEPGLVGGHCIPVDPYYLAYKALEAGHMPELILSGRRVNESIPRYIAHEIVKLIINANKPVKDAKALVLGITFKENVPDIRNSKVFDMIEELRSYSIKVFVYDPVAKKEEVSEEYGIDLIEDIEGFSPYEAVILAVKHREFLENLSLSYLKGVLTEPPILIDVKGVFEKEDAQREGFIYWRL, encoded by the coding sequence ATGTTAAAGATTGAGGATTTGCTTTCTGGAAGTGAAAAGATTTGTGTGGTTGGGCTTGGATATGTGGGACTACCTTTAGCTGTGAGCTTTTCGAGGCATTTTAATGTAGTAGGGTTTGATATCAATAAGAAGAGGATAGAGGAGTTAAAGAGGGGTATTGATAGCTCTTTTGAGGTAAGCGAGGAGGAGTTAAGGAAGGCAAAGGTATTTTTTTCCTCTGATCCTGAGATTATCAAGGGTTGTAAGTTTATAATAGTAGCTGTACCTACCCCAGTTGATAAGTTGAAAAACCCAGATCTAGCTTTTTTAAGAGGGGCCTCTACCATCGTTGGTAAAAATTTGCAAAAGGGAAGCGTGATTGTCTATGAGTCTACGGTATTTCCTGGGGCTACAGAAGAGATATGTATACCTATATTGGAAAAGGAAAGCAAAATGGTTTGGAAGCGAGACTTTTGGGTTGGATATTCCCCAGAGAGAGTTAACCCAGGTGATAAAAATCATGGCTTGGATAAGGTTATAAAAGTTGTAGCTGGTGATACTCAAGAAACCTTAGAGTTAATATCCCAAGTTTACTCTAAGGTTTGTTTGGCTGGCGTTTATAAGGCTAGTAGTATAAGGACGGCTGAAGCTGCAAAGGTAATAGAGAACATTCAAAGGGATATAAACATAGCCTTGATAAATGAGTTAGCTTTAATATTTCATAAGCTGAACTTGGATACTAGGGAGGTTTTGAAAGCGGCGGAGACGAAATGGAACTTTATAAAATTTGAGCCAGGACTAGTTGGGGGACATTGTATTCCTGTAGATCCCTATTACCTAGCTTATAAGGCTTTAGAGGCTGGCCATATGCCTGAGCTGATTCTATCTGGAAGGAGAGTTAATGAAAGCATCCCTAGATATATAGCTCATGAGATCGTTAAGCTGATTATTAACGCTAATAAGCCGGTAAAAGATGCTAAAGCTCTTGTTCTTGGTATTACCTTCAAGGAAAACGTGCCAGATATTAGAAACAGCAAGGTTTTTGATATGATTGAGGAGTTAAGAAGTTACTCTATTAAGGTTTTCGTATACGATCCGGTTGCCAAGAAGGAAGAAGTTTCGGAGGAATATGGTATAGATTTAATAGAAGATATAGAAGGCTTTAGCCCCTATGAGGCTGTGATTTTAGCAGTGAAACATAGGGAGTTTTTAGAAAATCTCAGCTTAAGCTATCTGAAGGGAGTTTTAACGGAGCCACCTATATTGATAGATGTGAAAGGAGTTTTTGAGAAAGAGGATGCTCAAAGAGAGGGGTTTATTTACTGGAGGTTATAA
- the galE gene encoding UDP-glucose 4-epimerase GalE: protein MDEYVLVTGGAGYIGSHVNKLLNLKGYKTIVVDNLVNGREGFVKWGKFILGDIGDEALLGLIFKNYRVKAIMHFSAFADVGESVSEPIKYYINNVNNTLILLKKAIESNVKYFIFSSTCAVYGNPLRIPIDEKHPTDPINPYGRSKLIVEYALKDFELAYGLKYVSLRYFNAAGADPEGELGEWHERETRLIPITLKVALGKVEHLEIFGDDYNTPDGTCIRDYIHVSDLAKAHILALEYLFNGGNSDVFNLGIGRGFSVKEVIRAVEEVTGRKVRFVIGDRRPGDPPVLIADASKARKVLGWAPEFTDIKDIIKTAYLWELRKGI from the coding sequence ATGGATGAATATGTGCTTGTTACTGGTGGAGCCGGATATATAGGTTCTCATGTGAATAAGCTTTTAAATCTAAAGGGATATAAGACGATAGTTGTCGATAACCTTGTTAATGGAAGGGAAGGCTTTGTTAAGTGGGGGAAGTTTATCCTTGGCGATATAGGCGATGAGGCTTTGCTTGGGTTGATTTTTAAAAATTATAGGGTAAAAGCTATTATGCATTTTTCTGCTTTTGCTGATGTAGGCGAGTCAGTAAGTGAGCCTATTAAATATTACATAAATAATGTTAATAATACGTTAATTTTGCTTAAAAAAGCGATAGAAAGTAACGTTAAATATTTTATTTTTTCCTCAACTTGTGCAGTTTATGGGAATCCCTTGAGGATACCGATAGATGAAAAGCATCCTACGGATCCGATAAACCCCTATGGTAGATCTAAATTAATCGTAGAGTATGCTTTAAAGGATTTTGAGTTAGCTTATGGTCTTAAATATGTTAGCTTAAGGTATTTCAATGCAGCTGGGGCTGACCCTGAAGGGGAATTGGGAGAGTGGCATGAACGTGAAACGCGTCTAATACCAATAACTTTGAAGGTGGCATTAGGTAAGGTAGAGCATCTTGAGATTTTCGGTGATGATTATAATACACCTGATGGAACGTGCATTAGAGACTATATTCACGTTAGCGATTTAGCTAAGGCTCATATATTGGCTTTAGAGTATCTTTTCAACGGTGGGAATTCCGATGTTTTTAATTTGGGTATAGGAAGGGGTTTTTCAGTTAAGGAGGTTATAAGGGCTGTTGAGGAAGTTACCGGGCGTAAGGTTAGGTTTGTAATAGGAGATAGAAGACCTGGAGATCCTCCGGTGCTCATTGCAGATGCCTCAAAAGCCAGAAAGGTCTTGGGATGGGCCCCTGAGTTTACTGATATTAAAGATATAATTAAAACCGCATATCTTTGGGAATTGAGAAAGGGTATCTGA
- a CDS encoding EamA family transporter: MKAELFALLAAACWGIGSFFEKKGLALGNIPPFVGAAMRTSISLIILLFLAWPNIQTAFRAGLKPFLLVAFGGGLLAGALGIAMFYTALKTGNIGKVLPIAFTSPLFGVLISLMLGMESLSIKNILGMLLTISGIMVLTFK, encoded by the coding sequence ATGAAAGCTGAACTTTTCGCTCTACTTGCGGCAGCTTGTTGGGGAATAGGTAGCTTCTTTGAGAAGAAGGGGCTTGCTCTTGGAAATATCCCTCCATTTGTGGGTGCAGCTATGAGAACATCTATTTCCCTCATAATTTTGCTTTTTCTTGCCTGGCCTAATATTCAAACTGCATTTAGGGCTGGCTTAAAGCCATTTTTACTTGTTGCCTTTGGCGGAGGACTTCTTGCTGGAGCATTGGGAATAGCGATGTTTTACACTGCATTAAAGACAGGTAATATTGGGAAGGTTCTCCCCATAGCTTTTACATCTCCTCTTTTTGGTGTCCTTATAAGCCTTATGTTAGGGATGGAGAGCCTTTCGATAAAAAACATCTTGGGTATGCTTCTTACCATTTCTGGTATAATGGTTTTGACTTTCAAGTAG